The proteins below come from a single candidate division WOR-3 bacterium genomic window:
- the kbl gene encoding glycine C-acetyltransferase yields MYSRFQEYLQKELDSLKEQGLFKEERYILTPQGANIRVEYPEGAQPREVLNFCANNYLGLSSHPRVIKAAEEAIKKWGYGMSSVRFICGTQDIHRQLEKKISEFLGTEATILYSSCFDANGGLFEALFNEQDAIISDQLNHASIIDGIRLCKAERFRFTHSDMKELEEILKQTQKYRFRIIATDGVFSMDGDMARLEDICELADKYDALVMIDDSHATGFVGKTGRGTPEATGTMGRVDIITTTFGKALGGASGGCTSGRKEIIDMLRQRSRPYLFSNTLSPIIASVTLEIVNMLSETTELRDKLERNTRYFRTEMTRRGFDIKPGEHPICPIMLYDAKLSQDFARDLYYEGIYVIGFFYPVVPKGQARIRVQLSAAHEITDIDKAIEAFTKVGKKYGVIK; encoded by the coding sequence ATGTATAGTCGATTCCAAGAATATTTACAAAAAGAACTTGACAGCCTTAAAGAGCAGGGATTATTCAAAGAAGAACGGTATATTTTAACCCCGCAAGGTGCTAATATCCGAGTAGAATATCCTGAAGGTGCGCAACCCCGAGAGGTTCTTAACTTTTGTGCTAATAATTATCTTGGGCTATCAAGTCATCCCCGGGTGATAAAAGCTGCTGAAGAGGCAATTAAGAAATGGGGTTATGGCATGTCCTCGGTGCGGTTTATCTGTGGCACCCAAGATATTCACCGACAGCTAGAGAAAAAGATATCAGAATTTTTGGGCACTGAAGCGACAATTTTATATTCCTCGTGTTTTGATGCCAACGGCGGACTTTTTGAAGCGCTTTTTAATGAACAAGACGCCATAATTTCTGATCAATTAAATCATGCTTCGATTATCGATGGCATTAGATTATGTAAAGCTGAACGGTTTCGCTTTACGCATTCGGATATGAAGGAACTTGAAGAAATCTTAAAACAGACCCAAAAATATCGCTTTCGGATTATTGCTACTGATGGGGTATTTTCAATGGATGGAGATATGGCGCGACTTGAAGATATTTGCGAACTGGCCGATAAATACGATGCCTTAGTAATGATTGATGATTCCCATGCCACAGGATTTGTCGGAAAAACTGGCCGGGGCACACCAGAGGCTACTGGTACCATGGGAAGGGTCGATATTATCACTACCACATTTGGCAAAGCGTTAGGGGGAGCGTCCGGGGGATGTACCTCGGGCCGAAAAGAAATTATCGACATGCTGCGGCAACGTTCGCGACCCTATCTTTTTTCTAATACGCTCTCACCAATTATTGCTTCAGTAACCTTAGAAATTGTTAATATGCTTTCTGAAACTACTGAGCTACGGGATAAACTGGAACGAAATACTCGATATTTTCGAACCGAAATGACCCGCCGGGGATTTGATATCAAACCTGGTGAGCATCCAATTTGTCCAATTATGCTCTATGATGCCAAATTATCTCAGGACTTTGCCCGAGATTTATATTACGAAGGAATTTATGTAATTGGATTCTTCTATCCAGTGGTACCCAAAGGCCAGGCCCGCATTCGAGTCCAATTATCAGCGGCTCATGAAATTACGGATATCGACAAAGCGATTGAGGCATTCACGAAAGTCGGTAAAAAATACGGAGTGATAAAATAG
- a CDS encoding alcohol dehydrogenase catalytic domain-containing protein, translating into MPIPEIKPDEVLVKVKACGICGTDIHIYNWDGWAQSRIGTHKLPQIVGHEFSGIVEQVGTNVKRVKVGDYVSGETHIYYPNDFNALLGQKHIGEQMEILGVDRHGVFAEYVAIPERVVWHNDYEIPYELAAIQEPLGNACYAVLGEDGDIAGKSMVITGDGPISLMAVALARACGVAKIFLIGMSEPRMQIAQSLGADYVLSVNNTTHEDRVKFIKEHTYGVGADIALEIVGNQSSITDAFRSVRKGGRVSAFGISPQNITEIDYNNEIVFKGIQIHGISGRKIFDTWYRVRNLLAGSRLNIYPVITDMMLFEEYNEAFAKLTESNRIAAKIVLFIDKNDLAEALKRKEKALRSN; encoded by the coding sequence ATGCCGATACCAGAAATTAAGCCTGATGAGGTGCTAGTAAAAGTTAAGGCCTGTGGAATTTGTGGTACCGATATTCATATTTACAATTGGGACGGCTGGGCCCAGAGCCGAATCGGAACCCACAAACTACCCCAAATTGTCGGACATGAATTCTCTGGAATCGTTGAACAGGTCGGCACAAACGTGAAAAGAGTTAAAGTAGGCGATTATGTCTCAGGAGAGACTCATATTTATTATCCCAACGACTTTAATGCTTTACTCGGACAAAAACATATTGGCGAGCAGATGGAAATCTTAGGTGTTGACCGGCATGGTGTCTTTGCTGAATATGTTGCAATACCAGAGCGAGTTGTGTGGCATAACGATTACGAAATCCCCTACGAATTGGCAGCGATCCAGGAACCGTTGGGTAATGCCTGTTATGCAGTACTAGGCGAAGACGGCGACATTGCCGGCAAGTCGATGGTAATTACCGGTGATGGACCAATTTCTTTGATGGCTGTGGCCCTGGCTCGAGCCTGTGGGGTTGCAAAAATTTTTCTGATTGGTATGTCTGAGCCCCGGATGCAAATAGCTCAGTCCCTCGGGGCTGATTATGTACTTTCGGTAAATAACACTACACACGAAGATCGGGTAAAATTTATCAAAGAACATACATATGGAGTGGGAGCTGATATTGCCTTAGAAATTGTTGGAAACCAAAGCTCGATTACCGATGCCTTTCGTAGTGTCCGAAAGGGAGGCCGAGTCTCAGCCTTTGGCATTTCACCACAAAATATTACTGAAATCGATTATAACAACGAGATCGTCTTTAAGGGCATCCAAATCCATGGTATCTCTGGTCGCAAAATCTTTGATACTTGGTATCGGGTGCGGAATCTTTTAGCTGGCAGTAGGTTAAATATTTATCCCGTTATTACCGACATGATGCTTTTTGAAGAATATAACGAAGCCTTTGCTAAACTCACCGAGTCTAATCGGATAGCAGCTAAAATTGTGTTATTTATAGATAAAAATGATTTAGCCGAGGCCTTAAAAAGAAAAGAAAAAGCCTTAAGGAGTAATTAA
- the deoC gene encoding deoxyribose-phosphate aldolase, whose amino-acid sequence MKNLNKYIDHTLLRPEASVKDIRKLCAEAKRYKFATVFVNPSYVKLARMLLKGTDIKVGCAVGFPLGATTTAVKVFEAQEAVKNGAQEIDMVINIGRVKSKDFKYVESEIRKVVKAVAPIGVKVILETCLLTNQEKIKVAKLALKAGAQFVKTSTGFSTGGATIEDVKLLSKAVGGKIGVKASGGIRDYETALKMIEAGATRIGTSAGVQIITDAKKDLYNERY is encoded by the coding sequence ATGAAAAATCTCAATAAATATATTGACCATACATTATTAAGACCGGAGGCATCAGTTAAAGATATTCGAAAACTATGCGCTGAGGCCAAGAGATATAAATTTGCTACAGTCTTCGTTAATCCTAGTTATGTGAAACTGGCACGAATGCTTCTAAAAGGAACCGATATCAAGGTAGGTTGTGCGGTTGGTTTTCCTTTAGGAGCAACGACAACTGCGGTCAAAGTGTTTGAAGCACAGGAGGCGGTAAAAAATGGTGCTCAAGAAATTGACATGGTAATAAATATCGGTCGGGTAAAATCAAAAGATTTTAAGTATGTAGAAAGTGAAATTAGAAAAGTTGTAAAGGCTGTCGCACCAATTGGCGTGAAGGTAATTTTAGAAACCTGCCTACTTACCAATCAAGAAAAAATTAAAGTAGCAAAGTTGGCGCTTAAGGCTGGGGCTCAGTTTGTCAAAACATCCACTGGTTTTTCAACTGGTGGAGCCACGATTGAGGATGTGAAATTACTATCAAAAGCCGTTGGCGGCAAAATCGGAGTGAAAGCGTCCGGGGGCATAAGAGACTATGAAACTGCACTTAAAATGATTGAAGCCGGGGCAACTCGCATTGGGACTAGTGCTGGGGTACAAATTATCACTGATGCTAAAAAGGATCTATATAATGAGCGGTATTAA
- a CDS encoding site-specific DNA-methyltransferase encodes MKTTSRRFGTKTSVFGSPGRINHDSSSFYASKLYEGLPKEENIKYTENIIPPEFLDKIFCKSSERMEELPDNSVHLMVTSPPYNVGKEYDRNLTLSEYRQFLKKVWAEVKRVLVPGGRACINIANLGRKPYIPLHVYIIEDMLALGFLMRGEIIWNKASSGSSSTAWGSWLSPKNPTLRDIHEYILVFSKGSFSREDLRRKSTISKEEFLEFTKSVWTFPAESAKKIGHPAPFPVELPYRLIQLYTFESEIVLDPFIGSGQTAIAAIKGNRHYIGYDINRDYVRLAERRIKEFCVTYKNPKLFEVAIITDKKKNTKNKEKQN; translated from the coding sequence ATGAAGACGACGAGCAGAAGATTTGGCACTAAAACCAGTGTATTTGGTTCACCGGGGAGAATTAATCATGACTCCTCGTCGTTTTATGCTAGTAAACTTTATGAAGGATTACCTAAAGAAGAAAACATTAAATATACAGAAAATATAATTCCTCCTGAATTCTTAGATAAGATTTTCTGTAAGTCAAGCGAAAGAATGGAAGAGCTGCCGGATAATAGTGTTCATTTAATGGTTACTTCACCACCTTATAATGTCGGCAAAGAATATGATAGAAATTTAACATTAAGTGAATACAGACAGTTTTTAAAAAAAGTATGGGCTGAAGTTAAGAGAGTACTTGTTCCAGGGGGAAGGGCGTGTATTAACATCGCCAATCTTGGACGAAAACCATATATTCCACTTCATGTATATATAATTGAAGATATGCTTGCTTTAGGATTTCTTATGCGTGGCGAAATTATCTGGAATAAAGCGTCAAGCGGAAGTTCTTCTACTGCATGGGGTAGTTGGCTTTCCCCAAAAAATCCTACATTAAGAGATATCCACGAATACATCCTAGTATTTTCTAAAGGGTCATTTTCAAGAGAAGATCTAAGGAGAAAAAGCACAATATCTAAGGAGGAATTTCTTGAATTTACAAAAAGTGTCTGGACATTTCCAGCTGAATCGGCAAAAAAAATCGGACATCCTGCACCTTTTCCCGTTGAACTACCTTATCGCTTAATTCAACTTTATACATTCGAATCGGAAATTGTTCTTGATCCATTCATTGGAAGTGGACAAACCGCAATTGCTGCAATAAAAGGGAATCGACATTATATCGGTTACGATATCAATAGAGATTATGTCCGTTTAGCAGAACGGCGTATTAAAGAATTTTGTGTAACCTATAAAAATCCAAAATTATTTGAAGTCGCCATTATAACAGATAAAAAGAAAAACACAAAAAACAAAGAAAAACAAAATTAA
- a CDS encoding ThaI family type II restriction endonuclease — protein sequence MASRLIEIFKDQKLIGKIKKRLPYLFQLAELESSRAGKTGMEVGSIREKILVSLLIYKFGEENVDTEIPITEPGVDVKLFGEPISIKTKTGKYLGGVKLVWTVDAQSAKVFRERYYPNFDILFTQINWGGTGYLYYIPRETQARLFDKIGKENYIKLPKPGTNPRGVEITNKALTSLIMNDDTKRIEIKWIRTKIEHNQYKRWIDLWREE from the coding sequence ATGGCAAGTAGATTAATCGAAATTTTCAAGGATCAAAAACTGATTGGTAAAATTAAAAAGCGTCTACCTTATTTATTTCAGCTTGCTGAATTAGAAAGCTCAAGAGCAGGGAAAACTGGAATGGAGGTCGGTTCGATTAGAGAAAAAATCCTTGTTTCATTATTAATATATAAATTCGGCGAAGAAAACGTAGATACAGAAATTCCTATAACTGAACCTGGAGTCGATGTAAAATTGTTTGGTGAACCCATTTCAATTAAAACAAAAACCGGGAAATATTTGGGAGGTGTTAAACTTGTTTGGACAGTCGACGCACAATCAGCAAAGGTATTTCGTGAAAGATATTATCCTAATTTTGATATTTTATTTACTCAAATAAATTGGGGCGGTACTGGTTATCTTTATTATATTCCAAGAGAAACACAAGCAAGGCTTTTTGATAAAATTGGAAAAGAAAATTATATAAAACTTCCTAAGCCTGGAACTAATCCAAGAGGAGTAGAAATTACAAACAAGGCGCTTACGTCGTTAATTATGAATGATGACACAAAACGAATTGAAATAAAGTGGATAAGAACTAAAATTGAGCACAATCAATACAAAAGATGGATTGACCTTTGGAGAGAAGAATGA
- the cysS gene encoding cysteine--tRNA ligase codes for MPLTLTNTLSGQREEFICEKEPVTMYICGMTVQGPPHVGHLRAYVVADILIRYLKYLGYTLRVIQNFTDIDDKIIERAGKEKRDYRIIAQENIDEYFKVADKMNITRASFYPLATQHIQEIIELIQRLLNKGFAYTSGGDVYFSVEKFKDYGKLSKKRVDDLVAGARVEVRKDKKSALDFALWKEAKPGEPYFYSPWGKGRPGWHIECSAMAMTYLGETIDFHLGGEDLIFPHHENEIVQSEAATGKRFVRYWIHNAMLNLRGEKMSKSTYHFITAKELLEKYHPNVIRLYFLKSHYRSPQEFDFELLDENKNAYLRIEDFLAQAEELGVTGTEDVANEVREKFQNAMNDDLNTPRVIAMLFEAVKDGFSALNQKNQVVVNSKYNEILFYLNQLGFISEKLHRMLGADLPKSLESKALEKILQARSLARQKKEYEIADLIRGGLENMGLVLEDTENGIRIKKKY; via the coding sequence ATGCCATTAACCCTAACCAATACTCTCTCTGGTCAGCGTGAAGAGTTTATTTGCGAAAAAGAACCAGTCACAATGTATATCTGTGGAATGACCGTTCAGGGACCACCGCATGTTGGACATCTGCGGGCTTATGTTGTGGCTGATATATTAATCCGATATTTAAAATATTTAGGTTATACCTTACGAGTCATTCAAAACTTTACGGATATTGATGATAAGATAATCGAACGGGCCGGTAAAGAAAAGCGAGATTATCGGATAATTGCCCAAGAAAATATTGATGAATACTTTAAGGTTGCCGATAAAATGAATATCACCCGGGCTAGTTTTTATCCTTTAGCTACGCAACATATCCAAGAAATTATTGAGTTAATCCAAAGACTACTTAACAAGGGTTTTGCTTATACTAGTGGCGGTGATGTCTATTTTTCTGTAGAAAAGTTTAAAGATTATGGCAAGCTTTCTAAAAAAAGGGTTGATGATCTGGTAGCCGGGGCGCGCGTTGAGGTCCGGAAAGATAAAAAAAGTGCCTTAGATTTTGCCCTGTGGAAAGAAGCCAAACCCGGAGAACCATACTTTTATAGCCCGTGGGGTAAGGGACGACCGGGCTGGCATATCGAGTGTTCGGCCATGGCTATGACGTACTTGGGTGAAACTATTGACTTCCATTTAGGAGGCGAAGATTTAATCTTTCCGCATCACGAAAATGAAATTGTGCAATCCGAAGCCGCAACTGGTAAAAGATTTGTGCGGTACTGGATTCATAATGCAATGCTTAATCTCCGAGGCGAAAAAATGTCAAAATCAACTTATCATTTTATTACAGCTAAAGAACTTTTAGAAAAATATCATCCCAATGTTATTCGGCTCTATTTTCTGAAATCCCATTATCGTAGCCCTCAAGAATTTGATTTTGAGCTCCTTGACGAAAATAAAAACGCCTATTTGCGCATTGAAGATTTTTTAGCGCAGGCCGAAGAACTGGGTGTAACCGGAACTGAAGACGTTGCTAATGAGGTCCGAGAAAAATTTCAAAATGCGATGAATGATGATTTAAATACTCCCAGAGTTATTGCGATGCTTTTTGAGGCTGTAAAAGATGGTTTTTCCGCTCTTAACCAAAAAAATCAAGTTGTGGTGAACAGTAAATATAATGAAATACTCTTCTATCTAAATCAATTGGGGTTTATCAGTGAAAAGTTACACCGAATGCTAGGTGCTGATTTGCCAAAAAGTCTTGAATCAAAAGCTTTGGAAAAAATTTTACAAGCCCGCAGTCTTGCCCGTCAAAAGAAAGAGTATGAAATTGCCGATTTAATCAGAGGTGGACTAGAAAACATGGGATTAGTGTTGGAAGATACCGAAAACGGAATAAGGATTAAGAAAAAATATTGA
- a CDS encoding ComEC/Rec2 family competence protein, whose translation MRTVVLKLCIAVGLGIMLGKYLPVPLLLGGLTVAATLVALILKSRILGYFVIFLMSACNYCLIHERHLAIKNFPLYNQNLKIFGQITDREFQERLVYKAKVYKLNNIPTSGKVFLYTNQILRCGDFIELEGKITKFRAVKNPNLFDYAEFYHRQGFWGIIYDQHGRIEKFPSRSISDYWSKILFSVREYLQHTVNQYLKDETAGLLLRVLLGDRHELPSKLKAVFSDLGISHIFAVSGLHIAMLVGLLLVTCMTLGIRKRARLMVVGILIVFYLAIINFRTPAARAALMSILGLLGYLLERDYEPSHGLLLAALIILVISPQALFEVSFQLSFVTTLGIILITPKIYYQRELQNLPQALKQYLVLPALVSFSATVANLPLVGYYFYKITPYGIVANLLILPLLTLVFPLAALLFGFNLVVKPLALVYSQSLWIFLKVIICIANHLARLPYRTIITGRWSTILILGYYLGVLLFLYWSHITRRKELIYLVLIITNIWVWYQNFKPPSISITFLDTIQGESIVIELPSQQVIVIDAGPENAILRNYLLSKGLTQVNLAVITHPHLDHYGGFRNLLTDFQLPNWCITTSTAPDTLYTNLIKEIQQKFSKIIIAQRGMSIKIQNLTLEVLHPSKEVQRLASWDNNFDLNNLSIVLKLTCNNLQLLFLGDLTDFNLMPDSDLKAQIVKAPHHGSRFVDYPWLLARTQPQFLIVTSAPRLPEGLITLSIKDSIKIINTRSDGAIELKIQNKFYTIQAADSRD comes from the coding sequence ATGCGCACTGTAGTCCTTAAACTTTGTATTGCGGTCGGATTAGGAATTATGCTCGGCAAATACCTACCGGTCCCCTTACTATTGGGTGGGCTAACTGTCGCGGCAACACTCGTTGCGCTGATCTTAAAATCCAGAATATTAGGATACTTTGTAATTTTCCTTATGTCCGCATGCAATTATTGTTTAATTCACGAAAGGCATTTGGCGATTAAAAATTTTCCGTTATATAATCAAAACCTAAAGATCTTCGGTCAAATAACCGATCGAGAATTTCAAGAACGATTAGTCTATAAAGCTAAAGTTTATAAATTAAATAATATTCCAACCTCGGGTAAGGTGTTTTTATATACCAATCAAATCCTACGTTGTGGGGATTTCATTGAGCTCGAGGGCAAAATTACAAAGTTTCGCGCGGTGAAAAATCCGAATCTTTTTGACTACGCTGAATTTTATCATCGTCAAGGATTTTGGGGTATAATTTATGACCAACATGGCCGGATCGAAAAATTTCCTAGTCGAAGCATAAGTGATTATTGGAGTAAAATACTATTTTCCGTGCGGGAATATCTACAACATACAGTAAATCAATATCTAAAAGACGAAACCGCAGGATTACTTCTAAGGGTCTTATTGGGAGACCGTCACGAATTACCCTCAAAGCTTAAGGCTGTTTTCAGTGATTTAGGAATTAGCCACATCTTTGCGGTGTCCGGACTTCATATCGCAATGCTAGTCGGCTTATTATTAGTGACATGCATGACTTTAGGCATCCGAAAACGGGCACGGCTAATGGTAGTTGGTATCCTGATCGTATTTTACTTGGCCATAATAAATTTTCGCACCCCAGCCGCCCGAGCCGCTCTGATGAGTATTCTGGGATTATTAGGATATTTATTAGAACGCGACTATGAACCAAGCCATGGCTTATTACTGGCCGCGCTTATAATTCTTGTTATCTCACCCCAGGCATTATTTGAAGTTAGTTTTCAACTGTCATTTGTCACTACACTGGGCATTATCCTTATCACCCCTAAGATTTACTACCAAAGGGAACTTCAAAATCTGCCACAAGCCCTAAAACAGTACTTGGTTTTACCGGCCTTGGTTTCATTTAGCGCCACCGTAGCTAATTTACCATTGGTTGGGTATTATTTTTATAAAATTACTCCTTACGGAATCGTTGCTAATCTTTTAATTCTGCCGCTACTCACTCTGGTGTTTCCTTTAGCCGCGTTGTTATTCGGGTTTAATCTGGTTGTTAAGCCATTAGCTCTGGTTTATAGCCAGAGTCTATGGATATTTCTTAAGGTAATTATTTGTATCGCCAATCATTTAGCTCGATTGCCCTATCGCACAATAATCACCGGACGCTGGAGTACAATTCTTATTCTCGGTTATTATCTGGGTGTCTTACTCTTTCTTTATTGGTCCCACATAACACGGCGCAAGGAATTGATATACTTGGTGCTAATTATCACAAACATTTGGGTTTGGTATCAAAATTTTAAGCCACCTAGCATTAGTATTACCTTTTTAGATACTATCCAGGGCGAAAGTATTGTGATAGAACTTCCGAGCCAGCAAGTAATTGTAATCGATGCTGGACCAGAAAATGCAATTTTAAGAAATTATCTTTTAAGTAAAGGCCTAACACAAGTTAATCTGGCCGTTATTACCCACCCGCATCTTGATCACTACGGGGGCTTTCGGAATTTATTAACTGATTTTCAGCTCCCTAATTGGTGTATCACCACAAGTACCGCCCCGGATACTTTATACACGAATCTAATAAAAGAAATTCAGCAAAAATTTTCTAAAATAATCATTGCCCAGCGGGGAATGTCAATAAAGATCCAGAACCTTACTTTGGAGGTCCTTCATCCCAGCAAAGAAGTTCAGCGTTTAGCATCCTGGGATAATAATTTTGATCTAAACAATCTATCAATTGTGCTTAAGCTTACCTGTAACAACTTACAACTTCTTTTTCTAGGCGACCTTACTGATTTTAATCTCATGCCTGATTCAGATCTCAAAGCCCAGATTGTAAAGGCGCCACATCATGGCTCGCGGTTCGTAGATTATCCGTGGCTATTAGCTAGAACCCAACCCCAATTTTTAATTGTAACCTCAGCCCCAAGGTTGCCCGAAGGTTTAATAACATTAAGTATTAAAGATTCGATAAAGATCATTAATACTCGTTCGGATGGCGCGATAGAATTAAAAATCCAAAATAAATTCTATACAATTCAAGCTGCCGATAGTCGCGATTGA
- a CDS encoding thioredoxin family protein, whose translation MGIIITPEIEQKLKETFVKELADPVRLVVFTQELECQYCRENRLLAEELASLSPLITLEVYNFITDQEKVAEYKVEMVPALIPVGQRDYGIRFYGIPAGFEFTSLLETIKLISRNDSGLKETTKQALQELTKPINIKVFVTPTCPYCPAAVIMAHRFALAAELVSSAMIEATEFPHLSNKYRVYAVPKTVINETKEFVGALSEEEFLSTLTSIK comes from the coding sequence GTGGGCATAATTATCACTCCAGAAATCGAACAAAAACTTAAAGAAACTTTTGTAAAAGAACTTGCTGACCCGGTGCGCCTCGTGGTCTTTACTCAGGAACTGGAATGCCAATATTGCCGGGAAAACCGGCTCCTGGCTGAAGAACTGGCAAGTTTATCTCCGTTAATCACCTTAGAAGTGTATAACTTTATCACTGACCAAGAAAAAGTTGCAGAATATAAGGTTGAGATGGTGCCGGCACTGATTCCAGTAGGCCAAAGAGACTACGGCATAAGATTTTATGGTATACCAGCCGGCTTTGAATTTACAAGTCTTTTAGAGACTATCAAACTAATTTCCCGCAATGACTCTGGATTAAAAGAAACTACCAAACAAGCGCTCCAGGAACTCACCAAGCCAATAAATATCAAGGTGTTTGTCACCCCAACTTGTCCTTATTGTCCGGCTGCCGTGATTATGGCTCATCGATTTGCCTTAGCAGCCGAGCTTGTCTCTTCGGCCATGATTGAAGCTACTGAGTTCCCGCATCTTAGTAATAAGTATCGAGTATATGCGGTGCCCAAGACGGTAATCAACGAAACCAAAGAATTTGTTGGCGCCCTATCTGAAGAAGAATTTTTGTCTACGCTTACTAGCATTAAATAA
- a CDS encoding FAD-dependent oxidoreductase — translation MIKINLDNLQETIKKQTLEPEEDFLYDVIIIGGGPAGMTACVYAARKKLSVLLVSKNLGGQVLWTSGIENYMGYQYISGQELAQKFSEQVYSFPIAIQMPDEVVQIDRKDRYFIVHTKYGSSFQGKALIVATGKEPKQLGIPGEKELTGRGVSYCATCDAPLYHNKKTAVIGGGNSAVLAALELSKIAQEVYLIVRSTLKADAILVDRLNQAQKVKVYLGYVPKKILGLDSVQALVIAKTTGSAEEELPVDGVFIEAGLMPNTKFLAELVETNDNGEIIVNCHCETSVKGLFACGDVTNVMGKQIIIACGEGAKAALAAYRYLMSQ, via the coding sequence ATGATCAAAATTAATCTTGATAACCTCCAAGAAACCATAAAAAAACAGACCTTAGAACCCGAAGAGGACTTTCTGTATGATGTGATCATTATTGGCGGTGGTCCAGCCGGCATGACCGCTTGTGTATATGCGGCCCGCAAAAAACTTTCTGTGCTTTTAGTTTCAAAAAACCTAGGTGGCCAGGTGCTTTGGACCTCAGGCATTGAAAATTATATGGGTTATCAATATATCTCTGGTCAAGAGCTAGCCCAGAAGTTTTCCGAACAGGTCTATTCGTTTCCGATCGCAATTCAGATGCCTGACGAGGTAGTGCAAATTGACCGTAAAGACCGGTATTTTATTGTCCATACAAAATACGGCTCTAGTTTTCAAGGTAAAGCCTTAATTGTGGCCACCGGTAAAGAACCCAAACAACTGGGCATCCCGGGAGAAAAAGAGTTGACCGGCCGAGGCGTCTCTTACTGTGCAACTTGTGATGCCCCACTCTATCATAATAAAAAGACCGCAGTGATTGGTGGTGGCAACTCGGCCGTGCTTGCGGCCCTAGAATTAAGTAAAATTGCCCAAGAGGTATACTTGATTGTCCGCAGCACCTTAAAGGCCGATGCGATCCTCGTGGACCGACTTAACCAAGCACAAAAGGTCAAGGTCTATTTAGGTTATGTGCCGAAAAAGATCTTAGGGTTAGACTCGGTTCAAGCCCTGGTGATCGCTAAAACCACCGGCTCGGCTGAAGAAGAACTTCCAGTAGATGGGGTCTTTATTGAAGCCGGGCTGATGCCGAACACCAAATTTTTAGCGGAACTGGTGGAAACCAACGATAATGGCGAAATTATTGTTAATTGTCATTGCGAGACTTCAGTTAAAGGACTTTTTGCCTGCGGCGATGTTACGAATGTAATGGGCAAACAAATCATTATTGCCTGTGGCGAAGGTGCCAAGGCGGCACTCGCTGCTTATCGTTATCTAATGTCACAATAA